In Gemmatimonadota bacterium, one DNA window encodes the following:
- a CDS encoding methionyl-tRNA formyltransferase — protein sequence MRVVYMGTPAFAVPSLEALIGRPEHEVAGIVTGPDRPKGRGLKTAHSPVKEAALRHGIPVWQPEKLRDPGFLDALRSLEAGLFVVVAFRILPDELLAIPPAGTINLHPSLLPRYRGAAPIQWAVMNGDEVTGVTTFLVERRVDTGDILCQETVPIGPEETAGELHDRLSRTGADLLLRTVDRVADGRITPRAQQGEATPAPRISREDGRLDWQLPARVIHNRIRGLNPVPMAFTTWRGQRLRIISSQPVPLEGEGGRLPGEIVSADERRGVSVQTGEGGLRLDRVQPEGRSRIEAAEFVRGYRPAAGDLLGGP from the coding sequence ATGCGCGTGGTCTACATGGGTACGCCCGCCTTCGCGGTGCCGAGTCTCGAGGCGCTGATCGGCCGGCCGGAACACGAGGTGGCCGGTATTGTCACCGGCCCCGACCGGCCGAAGGGACGGGGACTGAAGACCGCGCATTCCCCGGTGAAGGAAGCCGCCCTGCGGCACGGCATTCCCGTCTGGCAGCCGGAGAAGCTTCGCGACCCGGGTTTCCTGGACGCCCTTCGGTCCCTGGAAGCCGGTCTGTTCGTGGTCGTGGCCTTCCGCATCCTGCCTGACGAACTGCTGGCGATACCCCCGGCCGGCACGATCAACCTGCATCCTTCCCTCCTGCCCCGGTACCGCGGCGCGGCGCCCATCCAGTGGGCGGTGATGAACGGGGACGAGGTTACGGGCGTCACCACGTTCCTGGTCGAAAGGCGGGTGGACACGGGCGACATTCTCTGCCAGGAGACCGTGCCGATCGGGCCGGAAGAAACGGCCGGCGAACTGCACGACCGCCTGTCCCGCACCGGCGCGGACTTGCTCCTGCGCACGGTGGATCGGGTGGCGGACGGCCGCATAACGCCGCGGGCGCAGCAGGGCGAAGCGACGCCCGCACCGAGGATCTCCCGGGAGGACGGCCGCCTGGACTGGCAGCTGCCGGCCCGCGTAATACACAACAGGATACGGGGCCTGAACCCGGTTCCCATGGCCTTCACCACCTGGCGCGGCCAGCGCCTCCGGATCATTTCGAGTCAGCCTGTCCCTCTGGAAGGGGAAGGCGGCAGGCTGCCCGGAGAGATCGTCTCCGCCGACGAACGCCGGGGCGTCAGCGTGCAGACCGGAGAAGGCGGATTGAGACTGGACCGGGTGCAGCCCGAGGGCCGGAGCCGGATCGAAGCCGCGGAATTCGTGAGAGGATACCGTCCGGCGGCGGGCGACCTTCTCGGCGGACCCTAG
- the yajC gene encoding preprotein translocase subunit YajC has product MGPGGGGDASGPGFLISMIPILLMFAIIYLLLIRPQQKRQREHQAMLDALQNGDKVVTQGGIIGVVTGLKADTVTVRIADDVRIDLQRSAISRLISSKKGSKEE; this is encoded by the coding sequence ATGGGCCCCGGCGGCGGCGGAGACGCTTCCGGACCGGGTTTCCTGATCTCCATGATCCCCATCCTGTTGATGTTCGCGATCATCTACCTGTTGCTGATCCGTCCCCAGCAGAAGCGTCAGCGGGAACACCAGGCCATGCTGGACGCCCTGCAGAACGGGGACAAGGTGGTGACGCAGGGCGGGATCATCGGCGTCGTTACCGGACTGAAGGCGGACACGGTCACGGTGCGCATCGCCGACGACGTCCGGATCGACCTGCAACGCAGCGCCATTTCCCGTTTGATCAGCAGCAAGAAGGGAAGCAAGGAAGAATAG
- a CDS encoding ABC transporter ATP-binding protein — MIEIVHLRKAFGKPVLKDVNLTIESGETMVIIGRSGCGKSVLLKHITGLLHPDGGTLLVDGRDVTRLYGPELDEIRKRFGFLFQGGALFDSMTVGENVGIALKVHTDRTEAEIGERVRTCLQMVGLSDVEEQKPAELSGGMRKRVGLARAIAMNPEYILYDEPTTGLDPIMADIINDLILDMNQRLSVTAIAVTHDMISAYKIADRIAMLHDGVIHMVGTPDEIRNCDDALVQQFILGRGEGPIKSLE, encoded by the coding sequence ATGATCGAAATCGTACACCTGAGAAAAGCCTTCGGGAAACCGGTGCTGAAGGACGTCAACCTGACCATCGAGTCCGGGGAGACTATGGTCATCATCGGCCGGAGCGGATGCGGCAAGAGCGTGCTGCTCAAGCACATCACGGGATTGCTGCATCCGGATGGCGGAACGCTGCTGGTGGACGGCAGGGACGTGACCAGGCTGTACGGCCCTGAACTGGACGAAATCCGCAAGCGCTTCGGTTTCCTGTTCCAGGGCGGCGCCCTATTCGATTCCATGACCGTGGGCGAGAACGTGGGGATCGCCCTGAAGGTACACACCGACCGGACCGAGGCGGAGATCGGCGAACGGGTCCGGACCTGCCTCCAGATGGTCGGCCTGTCCGACGTGGAGGAACAGAAGCCGGCGGAGCTTTCGGGCGGCATGCGCAAGAGAGTGGGACTCGCCAGGGCGATCGCCATGAATCCGGAGTACATTCTCTACGACGAGCCCACCACGGGCCTGGATCCCATCATGGCGGACATCATCAACGACCTGATCCTGGATATGAACCAGCGGCTGTCGGTGACGGCGATCGCGGTGACCCACGACATGATCAGCGCGTACAAGATCGCGGACCGCATCGCCATGCTCCACGACGGGGTGATTCACATGGTGGGGACCCCGGACGAGATCCGGAACTGCGACGACGCGCTGGTGCAGCAGTTCATCCTGGGCCGCGGCGAGGGCCCCATCAAATCGTTGGAATAG
- the tgt gene encoding tRNA guanosine(34) transglycosylase Tgt translates to MASLDFNLLARDLASNARAGRMNTPHGEIRTPVFMPVGTQATVKTLTPEELEAAGAQIILGNTYHLFLRPGHALIREMGGLHGFMNWRRPLLTDSGGYQVFSLSDLKSIQEEGVTFQSHIDGSRHLFTPESVMEIETALGADIIAPLDECPPYPCDYGYAKDSAALTLRWAERSRKRFDELEGERAHPQALFGIVQGSVYEDLRVDCARSLVDRGFDAYAIGGMSIGEPKPAMAALIDATVEHLPEDRPRYLMGAGTPEDLVDAVGRGIDMFDCVIPTREGRNGALYTRSGRINIYNARFRADAGPIDASCSCYACRTFSRSYVRHLYRAGEILGPRMGTLHNIHFYVGLVSEMGEAILEGRFGPWSRSFLTAYRSETARKEQPQ, encoded by the coding sequence ATGGCTTCGCTGGACTTTAACCTGCTCGCCCGGGACCTGGCTTCGAACGCGCGGGCCGGCCGCATGAATACCCCCCACGGCGAAATCCGCACGCCGGTGTTCATGCCCGTGGGGACCCAGGCGACGGTGAAGACGCTGACGCCGGAGGAACTCGAAGCCGCCGGCGCGCAGATCATACTCGGCAACACCTACCACCTGTTTCTCCGGCCAGGACATGCATTGATCCGGGAGATGGGCGGGCTGCACGGCTTTATGAACTGGCGGCGGCCCCTGTTGACCGACAGCGGGGGCTACCAGGTGTTCAGCCTCTCGGACCTCAAGTCCATCCAGGAAGAGGGGGTGACCTTCCAATCGCACATCGACGGCTCGCGGCACCTGTTCACGCCGGAGTCCGTCATGGAAATCGAGACCGCCCTCGGCGCCGATATCATCGCGCCCCTCGACGAGTGTCCGCCCTATCCCTGCGACTACGGTTACGCGAAGGATTCCGCCGCGCTGACGCTGCGATGGGCCGAGCGGTCACGGAAGCGTTTCGACGAACTGGAGGGAGAGAGGGCGCATCCCCAGGCGCTGTTCGGCATCGTGCAGGGAAGCGTCTACGAAGACCTCCGGGTCGACTGCGCGCGGTCGCTGGTCGACCGGGGATTCGACGCCTACGCCATCGGAGGGATGTCGATCGGGGAGCCGAAGCCGGCCATGGCGGCCCTGATCGACGCCACCGTCGAACACCTGCCGGAAGACCGGCCCCGTTACCTGATGGGCGCCGGGACGCCGGAAGACCTCGTCGACGCCGTGGGACGAGGGATCGACATGTTCGACTGCGTCATTCCCACCCGCGAGGGCCGGAACGGCGCGCTTTACACGCGCTCCGGACGCATCAATATCTACAACGCCCGCTTCAGGGCCGACGCCGGACCGATCGATGCATCCTGTTCCTGTTATGCCTGCCGGACCTTCAGCCGTTCGTACGTCCGGCACCTTTACCGCGCGGGAGAAATACTGGGTCCGAGAATGGGGACCCTGCACAACATCCACTTTTACGTCGGCCTGGTCTCCGAGATGGGAGAAGCCATCCTGGAAGGCCGTTTCGGCCCGTGGAGCAGGTCGTTTCTGACCGCGTATCGCAGTGAGACCGCAAGAAAGGAGCAACCCCAGTGA
- the def gene encoding peptide deformylase, with product MAVRPIRIYGDPVLREKARPVGDATAALRLLAEDLVDTMFDAEGIGLAAPQVGETVRMYVVNLGAIGPELFLDRRGPALEGEPEHLVLVNPRVVKREGAQTGDEGCLSFPDLFEKVTRPEVVRVEATDLDGRPFEIEGSGLLARVLVHEYDHLEGVLFIDHLSKLRQQFIRGKLRKLKESGQAV from the coding sequence ATGGCGGTCAGACCCATACGCATATACGGCGACCCGGTGCTCCGCGAGAAGGCGCGCCCGGTGGGGGATGCGACCGCGGCGCTGCGTCTCCTCGCCGAGGACCTGGTCGACACCATGTTCGACGCGGAGGGCATCGGGCTCGCGGCTCCCCAGGTCGGCGAGACCGTCCGCATGTACGTGGTGAACCTCGGGGCGATCGGACCGGAACTCTTCCTGGACCGCCGGGGGCCGGCCCTGGAGGGCGAACCGGAACACCTGGTGCTGGTGAACCCGCGCGTCGTCAAGCGGGAAGGCGCGCAGACGGGCGACGAGGGATGCCTGAGTTTTCCCGATCTGTTCGAGAAGGTGACCCGGCCCGAGGTCGTGCGCGTCGAGGCAACGGACCTGGACGGGCGCCCCTTCGAGATCGAGGGCAGCGGACTGCTTGCGCGGGTCCTGGTCCACGAGTACGACCACCTGGAAGGCGTCCTGTTCATCGATCACCTCAGCAAGCTCCGCCAGCAGTTCATCCGCGGTAAACTGAGGAAGCTCAAGGAGAGCGGTCAGGCGGTCTGA